The following proteins are encoded in a genomic region of Variovorax paradoxus:
- a CDS encoding ABC transporter substrate-binding protein, whose translation MAGTAAAQDTKIALGMSGWTGFAPLSLADKAGIFKKNGLDVELKMIPQKDRHLALASGAIQCAATTVETHVAWNANGVPIVQIFQMDKSYGADGLAVRNDVKSFADLKGKAIGVSAPGTAPYFGLAWMLSKNGMTLKDVKVVSLEPQPAAQAFVAGQNDAAMTYEPYLSTVRANPAAGKILATTLDYPMVMDTVGCAPTWLKANAKAAQALTQSYFEALDLIKADPAKANELMGSAVKQTGEQFAKSSAYLRWQDKAANQKFFAGELTSFMKEATAILLEAGVIRKAPEDYAATFDASFVK comes from the coding sequence ATGGCCGGAACAGCCGCCGCGCAGGACACCAAGATTGCGCTCGGCATGTCCGGCTGGACCGGCTTCGCGCCTCTCTCGCTGGCCGACAAGGCCGGCATCTTCAAGAAGAACGGCCTGGACGTCGAACTGAAGATGATCCCGCAGAAGGACCGCCACCTGGCCCTGGCCTCGGGCGCCATCCAGTGCGCGGCCACCACGGTGGAAACGCACGTGGCCTGGAACGCCAACGGCGTGCCCATCGTGCAGATCTTCCAGATGGACAAGTCCTACGGCGCTGACGGCCTCGCGGTGCGCAACGACGTGAAGAGCTTCGCCGACCTCAAGGGCAAGGCCATCGGCGTGAGCGCGCCCGGCACCGCGCCGTACTTCGGCCTGGCCTGGATGCTCAGCAAGAACGGCATGACGCTCAAGGACGTGAAGGTGGTGTCGCTCGAGCCGCAGCCCGCCGCCCAGGCCTTCGTGGCCGGCCAGAACGATGCGGCCATGACCTATGAGCCCTATCTTTCGACCGTGCGCGCCAACCCCGCCGCCGGCAAGATCCTGGCCACCACGCTCGACTACCCGATGGTGATGGACACCGTCGGCTGCGCGCCCACCTGGCTCAAGGCCAACGCCAAGGCCGCGCAGGCGCTCACGCAGTCGTACTTCGAGGCGCTCGACCTGATCAAGGCCGACCCGGCCAAGGCCAACGAGCTCATGGGCTCGGCCGTCAAGCAGACCGGCGAGCAGTTCGCCAAGTCGTCGGCCTACCTGCGCTGGCAGGACAAGGCCGCCAACCAGAAGTTCTTCGCGGGCGAGCTCACCAGCTTCATGAAGGAAGCCACGGCCATCCTGCTGGAGGCCGGCGTGATCCGCAAGGCGCCTGAAGACTATGCAGCCACCTTCGATGCAAGCTTCGTCAAGTAA
- the recQ gene encoding DNA helicase RecQ, with translation MSSLAPLPLDAPGSSSAPADILHEVFGYSQFRGPQQDIVDHVVGGGDALVLMPTGGGKSLCYQIPAIARQRAGHGVSVVVSPLIALMHDQVGALHEAGVNAAFLNSTLDWEQTQDVERRMLRGEITLLYAAPERVNTPRFLSQLDSLKERGKLSLFAIDEAHCVSQWGHDFRPEYRALTVLHERYPGVPRIALTATADALTRADIVERLQLEEARQFVSSFDRPNIRYTIVEKKDATTQLLRFIEREHEGDAGVVYCQSRKRVEDVAVTLQGAGINALPYHAGLDAAVRQKHQDRFLREEGIVMVATIAFGMGIDKPDVRFVGHLDMPKNIEGYYQETGRAGRDGAPADAWMTYGLNDVVNQRRMIDESPAGEEFKQVMRGKLDALLSLAEASDCRRVRLLGYFDEKSTPCGNCDNCLNPPQVWDGTDAARKLLSTIYRVQQLSGISFGAGHIMDILRGKETEKVKQFGHERISTFGLGAEFSEVQLRGVLRQLIATGALAVDAEAFNTLKLTEGSRPVLKGEANVTLRESISSPAERKPRREKVAKGAPSPAAAKLDDTGKKRFEALKAWRAEVAREHNLPAYVIFHDATLAAIAERAPATLEDLQGISGIGTKKLEAYGAEVLRVASAF, from the coding sequence GTGTCCTCGCTCGCTCCCCTTCCCCTCGACGCCCCCGGCAGCAGCAGCGCACCCGCCGACATCCTTCACGAAGTCTTCGGCTACTCGCAGTTCCGCGGGCCGCAGCAAGACATCGTCGATCACGTGGTCGGCGGCGGCGATGCGCTGGTGCTGATGCCTACCGGCGGCGGCAAGTCGCTGTGCTACCAGATCCCGGCCATTGCGCGGCAACGCGCGGGGCACGGCGTGTCGGTGGTGGTGTCGCCGCTGATTGCGCTGATGCACGACCAGGTCGGCGCGCTGCATGAGGCCGGGGTGAACGCGGCCTTCTTGAATTCGACGCTCGACTGGGAACAGACGCAGGACGTGGAGCGCCGCATGCTGCGCGGCGAGATCACGCTGTTGTACGCGGCGCCCGAGCGCGTGAACACGCCGCGCTTTCTCTCGCAGCTCGATTCGCTGAAGGAGCGCGGCAAGCTCTCGCTGTTCGCGATCGACGAAGCACATTGCGTGAGCCAGTGGGGCCACGACTTCCGGCCCGAATACCGCGCGCTCACGGTGCTGCACGAACGTTACCCGGGCGTGCCGCGCATCGCGCTCACGGCCACGGCCGATGCGCTCACGCGCGCCGACATCGTCGAGCGGCTGCAACTCGAGGAAGCACGGCAGTTCGTCTCCAGCTTCGACCGGCCGAACATCCGCTACACCATCGTCGAGAAGAAGGACGCGACCACGCAGCTGCTGCGTTTTATCGAGCGCGAGCACGAGGGCGATGCGGGCGTGGTCTATTGCCAGTCCCGCAAGCGCGTGGAAGACGTGGCCGTGACGCTGCAGGGCGCGGGCATCAACGCCTTGCCCTATCACGCAGGCCTCGACGCCGCGGTGCGCCAGAAGCACCAGGACCGGTTCCTGCGCGAAGAAGGCATCGTGATGGTCGCGACCATCGCCTTCGGCATGGGCATCGACAAGCCCGACGTGCGCTTCGTCGGCCACCTCGACATGCCCAAGAACATCGAGGGCTACTACCAGGAGACCGGCCGTGCGGGCCGCGACGGCGCACCCGCCGACGCCTGGATGACCTACGGCCTGAACGACGTGGTGAACCAGCGCCGCATGATCGACGAGAGCCCGGCCGGCGAAGAATTCAAGCAGGTGATGCGCGGCAAGCTCGATGCACTGCTCTCGCTGGCCGAGGCAAGCGATTGCCGGCGCGTGCGGCTGCTCGGCTACTTCGATGAGAAGAGCACACCCTGCGGTAACTGCGACAACTGTTTGAACCCGCCGCAGGTGTGGGATGGGACCGATGCCGCGCGCAAGCTGCTCTCCACCATCTACCGTGTCCAGCAGCTCAGCGGCATCAGCTTTGGCGCGGGCCACATCATGGACATCCTGCGCGGCAAGGAAACCGAGAAGGTCAAGCAGTTCGGGCACGAGCGCATCAGCACCTTCGGGCTCGGCGCGGAGTTCAGCGAAGTGCAGCTGCGCGGCGTGCTGCGGCAGCTCATCGCGACGGGCGCGCTGGCTGTCGATGCCGAGGCCTTCAACACGCTGAAACTCACCGAAGGATCGCGCCCGGTGCTCAAGGGCGAAGCGAACGTGACGCTGCGCGAGTCGATCTCGTCGCCGGCGGAGCGCAAGCCCCGCCGCGAGAAGGTGGCCAAGGGCGCACCGTCACCGGCTGCGGCCAAGCTCGACGACACCGGCAAGAAGCGCTTCGAGGCACTCAAGGCCTGGCGCGCCGAGGTGGCGCGCGAGCACAACCTGCCGGCCTACGTGATCTTTCACGACGCCACATTGGCGGCCATTGCCGAACGCGCGCCCGCCACGCTCGAAGACCTGCAGGGCATCAGCGGCATCGGCACCAAGAAGCTCGAGGCCTACGGCGCCGAGGTGCTGCGGGTCGCCTCGGCTTTCTAG
- a CDS encoding nucleoside hydrolase, with protein MKIQIQRRQWMAAALLATVLSACGGGGDGGNGGIGLAPGYGAAPPPAQKIIIDSDYNTMSDDGQLGVMAAQLQASGKVQVMGISVVSGNQWLKQGVADALMSVERLGVGNRIGIYAGANYAFNHDYATIEAEMAAGSGGDGYLGAWSSPEPKTDADLKPSPDGFATHTVLQRKTAVDFIVDTVKANPNEITILAIGPLTNIALAVKQNPEIVPLIKKIIYMGGAIDVAGNTTKFAEFNWWFDPEAAQFVVRLPIPQVVVPLDVTDTVFLTKPIYDRIAHPAKPTAVTEVFRKLNGYGFSGTNGFENNPAYTQNIWDTLTLAYLIDPSYATQTVERYVDVVAKPGAADNGRSVGYGAQPAGPTLQKMTVVKKFDNARFFELYVDLLTRPVPITLPPAS; from the coding sequence ATGAAGATTCAGATTCAGCGCCGCCAATGGATGGCCGCGGCCTTGCTCGCCACGGTGCTGTCGGCCTGCGGCGGCGGTGGCGATGGCGGCAACGGCGGCATCGGACTCGCCCCGGGCTATGGCGCAGCCCCGCCTCCCGCGCAAAAGATCATCATCGACAGCGACTACAACACCATGAGCGACGACGGCCAGCTCGGCGTCATGGCCGCGCAGCTGCAGGCCTCGGGCAAGGTCCAGGTCATGGGCATCAGCGTGGTCTCGGGCAACCAGTGGCTCAAGCAGGGCGTGGCGGATGCGTTGATGTCGGTCGAGCGGCTCGGCGTCGGCAACCGCATCGGCATTTATGCGGGTGCGAACTACGCGTTCAACCACGACTACGCCACCATCGAAGCCGAGATGGCTGCCGGCTCCGGCGGCGACGGCTACCTGGGCGCCTGGAGCTCGCCCGAGCCCAAGACCGATGCCGACCTGAAGCCCTCGCCGGACGGTTTTGCCACCCACACCGTGTTGCAGCGCAAGACCGCTGTCGACTTCATCGTGGACACCGTGAAGGCCAACCCGAACGAGATCACCATCCTGGCCATCGGCCCGCTCACCAACATTGCACTCGCGGTGAAGCAGAACCCCGAAATCGTGCCGCTCATCAAGAAGATCATCTACATGGGCGGCGCCATCGACGTGGCGGGCAACACCACCAAGTTTGCCGAATTCAACTGGTGGTTCGACCCCGAGGCCGCACAGTTCGTGGTGCGCCTGCCGATCCCGCAGGTGGTGGTGCCGCTCGACGTGACCGACACCGTGTTCCTGACCAAGCCCATCTACGACCGCATCGCGCATCCGGCCAAGCCGACTGCGGTGACCGAGGTGTTCCGCAAGCTCAACGGCTACGGCTTCAGCGGCACCAACGGCTTCGAGAACAACCCGGCCTACACGCAGAACATCTGGGACACGTTGACGCTCGCCTATCTCATCGACCCGAGCTACGCCACGCAAACGGTGGAGCGCTATGTCGACGTGGTCGCCAAGCCCGGCGCCGCCGACAACGGGCGCTCCGTCGGCTACGGCGCGCAGCCCGCAGGGCCCACGCTGCAGAAGATGACGGTGGTGAAGAAGTTCGACAACGCGCGCTTCTTCGAGCTCTATGTCGATCTGCTCACGCGGCCGGTGCCGATCACGCTGCCGCCCGCGAGCTGA
- a CDS encoding S41 family peptidase, which translates to MKAFDAHAREMPRSTARTAAASALAWAAFVLAGCGGGGGGGGGGGLPIFLPPTTTPPAADNDAIVASSTVAGLCAAPRGGTNPETGAAYPDKAGMLTDEKRWVRGWIDETYLWYGEVPATLKAADYATPVAYFSVLKSPAVTASGRAKDRFHYVYDTERYRQLSQNGVSPGYGMEFAFVRNSRPRDLRIAFTEPGSPAASAGIARGAKVLEVDGVDVINGTNTTVINRGISPAAIGESHTFKLQEGTATRTVTLAAASVTRTPVQNVKTIDTASGRVGYLLFNDHITTSEAQLIDAVNQLKAGSGIQDLVLDMRYNGGGQLNIASRLAYMASAPAATDGKTFERLVFNDKNPFHLTPAQTIIPFYGTSRTGTALPRLGLSQVTVLVGPDTCSASESVINSLRGVDVKVNLVGGATCGKPYGFSPQDNCGTSYFAIQFQGVNAKNFGDYGDGFPADCAVADDFDHALGDPAEARLAAALAIRTGGACPASASAKTAPGLEKSGTSEEQPYLLNRTPLREIRLLEAAPSPS; encoded by the coding sequence ATGAAAGCGTTCGACGCGCACGCGCGGGAGATGCCGCGTTCCACTGCACGCACCGCGGCCGCATCCGCGCTCGCTTGGGCAGCCTTCGTCCTGGCTGGTTGTGGCGGCGGCGGAGGTGGTGGCGGTGGCGGCGGGCTGCCGATCTTCCTGCCGCCCACCACCACGCCTCCTGCCGCCGACAACGATGCCATCGTCGCCTCGTCCACCGTGGCCGGCCTGTGCGCCGCGCCGCGTGGCGGCACGAATCCCGAAACCGGCGCGGCCTACCCCGACAAGGCCGGCATGCTGACCGACGAGAAGCGCTGGGTGCGCGGCTGGATCGACGAAACCTATCTCTGGTACGGCGAGGTGCCCGCCACGCTGAAGGCCGCCGACTACGCCACGCCCGTCGCTTACTTCAGCGTGCTCAAGAGCCCGGCCGTCACGGCATCGGGCCGCGCGAAGGACCGCTTTCACTACGTGTACGACACCGAGCGCTATCGGCAGCTCTCGCAGAACGGCGTGTCGCCTGGCTACGGCATGGAGTTCGCGTTCGTGCGCAACTCGCGTCCGCGCGACCTGCGCATCGCATTCACCGAGCCGGGGTCGCCCGCGGCCTCGGCCGGCATCGCGCGCGGTGCGAAGGTGCTCGAAGTCGATGGCGTCGACGTGATCAACGGTACCAACACCACGGTCATCAACCGCGGCATCTCGCCCGCGGCCATCGGCGAATCGCATACCTTCAAGCTGCAGGAAGGCACCGCGACCCGTACCGTGACGCTGGCCGCGGCAAGCGTCACGCGCACGCCGGTGCAGAACGTGAAGACCATCGACACCGCGAGCGGCCGCGTGGGCTACCTGCTCTTCAACGACCACATCACGACCTCTGAAGCGCAGCTCATCGATGCGGTCAACCAGCTGAAGGCCGGCAGCGGCATCCAGGACCTGGTGCTCGACATGCGCTACAACGGCGGCGGCCAGCTAAACATTGCCAGCCGGCTCGCGTACATGGCGTCCGCGCCGGCCGCGACCGATGGCAAGACTTTCGAGCGCCTCGTGTTCAACGACAAGAACCCGTTCCACCTGACGCCGGCGCAAACGATCATTCCGTTCTACGGCACCAGCCGCACGGGCACGGCGCTCCCGAGGCTCGGCCTTTCACAGGTCACGGTGCTGGTCGGCCCCGACACCTGCTCGGCGAGCGAATCGGTCATCAACAGCCTGCGCGGCGTCGACGTGAAGGTCAATCTCGTGGGCGGCGCCACCTGCGGCAAGCCCTATGGCTTCTCGCCGCAGGACAACTGCGGCACCAGCTACTTCGCCATCCAGTTCCAGGGTGTCAATGCCAAGAACTTCGGCGACTATGGCGACGGCTTCCCGGCTGACTGCGCCGTGGCCGACGATTTCGACCATGCACTCGGCGATCCGGCCGAGGCTCGGCTCGCGGCCGCGCTGGCGATTCGCACCGGCGGCGCTTGCCCCGCATCAGCTTCGGCCAAGACTGCGCCGGGGCTCGAGAAATCCGGCACGTCCGAGGAGCAGCCCTACCTGCTCAACCGCACGCCGCTGCGCGAAATCCGCTTGCTCGAAGCCGCGCCCTCGCCGAGCTGA